Proteins from a genomic interval of Nostoc sp. TCL240-02:
- the ctaD gene encoding cytochrome c oxidase subunit I, whose product MTNISVEDITGDAPQQEPRTDWKQYFSFSTDHKVIGIQYIVTAFILFLVGGIFAMIIRGELITPESDLVDRSVYNAMFTMHGTVMLFGWTFPILTGFANYFVPLMIGARDMAFPRLNAVAFWMIPIAAILLMASFFVPGGPAQAGWWSYPPVSLQNPTGNLINGEVIWLLAVAISGVSSIMGAINFVTTIVKMRAPGMTFFRTPIFVWNVFSAQIIQLFGLPVLTAGAVMLLLDLTVGTSFFDPTKGGDPVLFQHFFWFYSHPAVYVIILPVFGVFSEIFPVFARKPLFGYKIVAISSLLIAGVSGIVWVHHLYVSGTPGWMRLFFMLTTMFVSVPTGIKVFAWTATIWGGKLRFDTPMLFAFGALILFVFAGITGITLSSVPIDVHVNNTYYVVGHFHYVLYGTVTMGMFAAIYFWFPKMTGRMYYEGLGKLHFWLAFIGTNLNFFPMHPLGLQGMLRRVSSYAPEYEFWNIIASIGGFLLGVSTLPFILNMIGSWIHGEQAPKNPWRAIGLEWLVASPPPVENFEEIPVVVSEPYGYGKSEPLVAEH is encoded by the coding sequence ATGACAAATATTTCCGTTGAAGACATTACAGGTGACGCACCTCAACAGGAACCTAGAACAGACTGGAAGCAATACTTTAGCTTTAGCACAGACCACAAAGTTATCGGTATTCAGTATATTGTCACCGCTTTCATTCTCTTTTTAGTTGGTGGCATATTTGCAATGATCATTCGTGGGGAATTGATTACCCCAGAATCAGACCTAGTTGACCGTAGTGTTTATAATGCAATGTTCACCATGCACGGCACTGTGATGCTATTTGGATGGACATTCCCCATACTTACAGGTTTTGCTAACTATTTTGTACCTCTGATGATTGGGGCGCGAGATATGGCGTTTCCCAGACTCAATGCTGTCGCCTTCTGGATGATACCGATCGCTGCTATCCTACTGATGGCCAGTTTCTTTGTACCCGGTGGGCCAGCGCAAGCAGGTTGGTGGTCATACCCTCCCGTGAGCTTGCAAAACCCTACAGGAAACTTAATCAATGGTGAAGTCATCTGGCTTCTAGCAGTAGCAATATCAGGGGTTTCCTCAATTATGGGGGCGATTAACTTTGTCACCACGATTGTGAAGATGCGCGCACCTGGCATGACATTCTTCCGTACACCCATCTTTGTTTGGAATGTATTTAGTGCCCAGATTATCCAACTGTTTGGACTACCTGTATTAACAGCAGGTGCAGTCATGCTTTTACTCGACTTAACAGTTGGAACTAGCTTTTTTGACCCCACCAAGGGAGGCGACCCAGTTCTATTTCAGCACTTTTTCTGGTTCTACTCTCACCCTGCTGTTTACGTAATCATTCTGCCGGTCTTTGGAGTCTTTTCAGAGATATTCCCTGTTTTTGCTCGTAAACCTCTGTTTGGCTATAAGATTGTCGCTATTTCATCACTCCTAATAGCTGGAGTTAGCGGTATAGTCTGGGTACACCATCTGTATGTCAGTGGTACTCCCGGCTGGATGCGGCTGTTTTTCATGCTCACAACCATGTTCGTTTCTGTCCCCACTGGCATTAAGGTGTTTGCCTGGACTGCAACGATTTGGGGTGGCAAGCTCCGATTTGATACACCAATGCTGTTTGCGTTTGGTGCATTAATATTGTTTGTATTTGCAGGTATCACTGGCATTACCCTTTCCTCTGTTCCCATTGATGTCCATGTCAACAACACTTACTATGTGGTGGGTCACTTTCACTATGTTCTATATGGCACGGTAACAATGGGGATGTTTGCTGCTATTTACTTCTGGTTCCCCAAGATGACTGGACGTATGTACTACGAAGGCTTAGGCAAGTTGCATTTCTGGCTGGCGTTCATTGGCACTAACCTCAACTTCTTTCCAATGCACCCACTAGGATTACAGGGAATGCTGCGTCGAGTTTCTTCTTATGCCCCAGAGTATGAATTTTGGAATATTATCGCCAGTATCGGAGGATTTTTGCTAGGTGTGTCTACCTTACCCTTCATTCTGAATATGATTGGTTCTTGGATACATGGCGAACAAGCACCGAAGAATCCTTGGCGAGCAATTGGACTGGAGTGGTTAGTTGCTTCACCACCTCCTGTCGAGAACTTTGAGGAAATTCCAGTTGTTGTAAGTGAACCCTACGGCTACGGTAAATCTGAACCATTGGTAGCCGAGCATTAG
- a CDS encoding cytochrome c oxidase subunit II, which produces MKIRNILILSAIAILLAAVSLWIGQWTYSWMPPQAAAESHLVDKLFSFLITLGAFIFLGVTGTLIYSAIFHRAEQYDTSDGPPIEGNITLEIVWTAIPVLLVFWIATYSYQIYEQMGIQGPMEAMHIHIPIGMRSASAAPINGDAGIVSASPTSSIVSTDATSNVIAFEDIEVNAKQWAWVFRYPEKGITSTELHLPVNHRIRLAMQSEDVLHGFYIPAFRVKQDIIPNRNIDFEFTPIRIGKYELTDSEFSGTYFATMRANVVVESPEDYKKWLAEAANRKPCTANNQAASEYAQESKELIKGWVTVAPAQAPVVNYSN; this is translated from the coding sequence ATGAAAATCCGAAATATTTTGATCTTGAGTGCGATCGCAATACTCTTAGCTGCTGTTAGTCTTTGGATAGGGCAGTGGACGTATTCCTGGATGCCTCCTCAAGCCGCAGCAGAATCGCACCTCGTCGATAAGTTGTTTAGTTTCTTAATCACGCTGGGAGCATTTATCTTCCTTGGAGTCACGGGAACACTGATCTACTCAGCGATTTTCCATCGAGCAGAGCAATATGATACCAGCGATGGTCCTCCTATTGAAGGAAATATCACACTAGAAATTGTCTGGACTGCAATTCCTGTATTGCTAGTGTTTTGGATTGCCACCTACAGCTACCAAATCTACGAGCAAATGGGGATTCAAGGCCCAATGGAAGCTATGCATATACATATTCCCATAGGAATGCGATCGGCATCTGCTGCACCAATTAACGGAGATGCGGGCATAGTTTCCGCCTCCCCGACTTCCTCAATTGTATCAACTGATGCTACATCAAATGTAATCGCATTTGAAGACATTGAAGTTAATGCCAAACAGTGGGCTTGGGTTTTCCGCTATCCAGAAAAAGGAATTACCAGCACTGAATTACATTTACCCGTCAATCATCGCATCCGTCTAGCTATGCAATCTGAGGATGTTCTCCACGGCTTTTATATTCCGGCTTTCCGAGTCAAGCAAGACATTATTCCCAACCGCAACATTGACTTTGAATTCACCCCTATCCGCATTGGCAAATATGAATTGACTGATTCCGAATTTAGCGGTACTTACTTTGCAACCATGCGGGCAAATGTTGTTGTCGAGTCCCCTGAAGATTACAAAAAGTGGCTTGCAGAGGCAGCAAACCGTAAACCATGTACTGCAAATAATCAAGCAGCTTCCGAATATGCCCAAGAATCAAAAGAATTAATCAAAGGCTGGGTTACGGTAGCACCCGCACAAGCCCCTGTAGTTAATTACAGCAATTAG
- a CDS encoding DUF2231 domain-containing protein, translating into MNSEVIEQLKTQMGANGLPYTIPIHPNLVHLTIGLFILGITFDLIGAFFPLQQPIFKFLAVPATRSSFFDAGWYNMLGSALITIFTVAAGFYEIMLAEPLTGVKSAWGLSAMETMLWHGVGGVFLLALILGMAIWRGFQRYIWRQDDSQQVQWSYLVSGLFIMFIMFIHGTLGAHLAAEFGVHNTADILLRLGKDPNLLLR; encoded by the coding sequence ATGAACTCTGAAGTTATTGAGCAATTAAAGACTCAGATGGGAGCAAATGGGTTGCCCTACACTATACCCATTCACCCAAATTTAGTTCATCTCACTATAGGTTTGTTCATCCTTGGCATTACCTTTGATTTGATTGGTGCTTTCTTCCCTCTCCAACAACCAATCTTCAAGTTTTTAGCAGTTCCAGCCACTCGTTCCAGCTTCTTTGATGCTGGCTGGTACAATATGCTAGGTTCAGCACTTATCACAATTTTTACGGTAGCAGCAGGTTTTTACGAAATCATGTTGGCAGAACCACTCACTGGGGTAAAGAGTGCCTGGGGATTGTCAGCTATGGAAACAATGCTTTGGCATGGAGTGGGTGGTGTTTTTCTACTAGCGCTGATTCTTGGGATGGCTATTTGGAGAGGATTTCAGCGTTATATTTGGCGTCAGGATGACAGTCAACAAGTGCAGTGGAGTTATTTAGTTTCTGGACTGTTCATCATGTTTATCATGTTTATCCACGGTACGCTAGGGGCGCACTTAGCTGCTGAGTTTGGAGTTCACAATACTGCTGATATATTGTTGCGCTTGGGTAAAGATCCCAACTTACTGCTGAGGTAA
- a CDS encoding DUF2231 domain-containing protein codes for MLEKLLNNHNLPYPDTIHPIIVHFVIAMVLFAFVCDVIGYFTSNYRLFEVSWWNMFFATISIFIAVIFGQFEAGLAQPYNAAQPVLNLHTLLGWSLAGILAAITAWRYVIHCRTPEKISVYYLAASLLLTVLVGIQVYFGDELVWVYGLHTVPVVEAIKEGLLQ; via the coding sequence ATGCTTGAGAAGCTTCTGAATAACCATAATTTACCGTATCCTGATACGATACATCCCATCATTGTCCATTTTGTGATTGCAATGGTGTTGTTTGCCTTCGTGTGTGATGTCATTGGATACTTTACTAGCAATTACCGTCTTTTCGAGGTGAGTTGGTGGAATATGTTTTTCGCTACAATCTCCATCTTCATCGCTGTTATTTTTGGTCAATTTGAAGCAGGTTTAGCACAACCTTATAACGCAGCTCAACCAGTACTTAATTTACATACGCTCCTTGGCTGGTCACTTGCAGGAATTCTGGCAGCTATTACAGCTTGGCGTTACGTGATTCATTGCCGCACTCCAGAAAAGATATCAGTTTATTACCTAGCAGCAAGTCTACTTTTGACTGTTTTGGTAGGCATACAAGTGTATTTCGGAGATGAATTGGTTTGGGTATATGGGTTGCACACTGTACCAGTTGTTGAAGCTATAAAGGAGGGCTTACTGCAATGA
- a CDS encoding ISAs1 family transposase — protein MSKAYLVIEEDKEQGVGRAVSFPKTGKIASVEGIRIMDACLIEHLRQVEDFRTSDGRRHPLWLVLLFVIMGTMSGYVGYRAWGDFVKRHRRALIKTFEIQKHGVPSYSTIRRIAMGIDFDKLVTKFNYWAQNYVEIEESEWCRIDGKSIKKTVQDYEQSCQNFVSIVTVFASKRGLLVNMEEIQNKEEREIVVVQNLIAALELKNAVFSFDSLHRQKNLPVNP, from the coding sequence ATGTCCAAAGCCTATTTAGTCATTGAAGAGGACAAGGAACAGGGAGTAGGCAGGGCTGTTTCATTTCCTAAAACAGGTAAAATTGCAAGTGTTGAGGGGATAAGAATCATGGATGCTTGTCTGATTGAACATCTGCGGCAAGTAGAAGACTTCAGAACAAGTGATGGTCGAAGACATCCACTATGGTTGGTGTTGCTGTTTGTAATAATGGGCACTATGAGTGGATATGTTGGGTATCGTGCATGGGGAGATTTTGTCAAACGGCATCGTCGAGCGTTAATCAAAACGTTTGAAATACAAAAACACGGTGTTCCCTCATACTCAACTATCAGGCGCATAGCGATGGGAATCGATTTTGATAAACTGGTGACAAAATTTAATTACTGGGCGCAAAACTACGTTGAAATAGAAGAATCTGAATGGTGTCGTATCGACGGTAAAAGCATTAAGAAAACAGTCCAAGACTACGAACAATCATGTCAGAATTTTGTCAGTATCGTAACAGTGTTTGCGAGTAAAAGAGGACTATTAGTCAATATGGAAGAGATCCAAAACAAGGAAGAGAGGGAAATCGTAGTAGTGCAAAATTTAATTGCGGCTTTGGAGCTAAAAAATGCTGTATTTAGCTTTGATTCTTTGCACCGCCAAAAAAACTTGCCAGTTAATCCATAG
- a CDS encoding phosphate-starvation-inducible PsiE family protein, which translates to MLKGLTLNLNDWLQRNTIVRNLEFFQDFIIISLCLGLFCVMLIRLGDMFFSFLSPLDLRQVTSDILFILILVELFRLLIDHIQQQRTSVAAAVEITMVSALREVILRGVLEIPRDQIFGIAVFLVVLAGILVALPWVSNFFEQVKIANPETAEKKQLLADNPVVHD; encoded by the coding sequence ATGCTCAAAGGGCTAACTTTAAACTTAAATGACTGGTTACAAAGAAATACAATTGTACGTAACCTGGAGTTTTTTCAAGACTTTATTATCATTTCTCTCTGCCTTGGTTTATTCTGTGTGATGCTGATCCGACTGGGAGATATGTTCTTCTCCTTTTTGAGTCCATTAGATTTGCGGCAAGTAACATCTGATATCCTGTTCATTTTGATTTTGGTAGAGTTATTCCGCCTGTTAATTGATCATATACAACAACAACGGACATCCGTGGCAGCAGCAGTAGAGATTACTATGGTTTCTGCTTTAAGAGAAGTAATTTTACGCGGTGTTCTTGAAATTCCCCGTGACCAAATTTTTGGAATTGCAGTATTTTTAGTAGTATTAGCGGGAATTCTTGTGGCTTTACCTTGGGTATCTAACTTTTTTGAACAGGTCAAAATTGCTAACCCAGAAACAGCAGAAAAAAAGCAATTGTTGGCTGATAATCCTGTAGTTCATGATTAA
- a CDS encoding NADPH-dependent oxidoreductase, whose product MTNPTELLRSRYGEIPFNYEIDWNESLETLIAHRSVRSYLSKPLPPGTLEWLVAAAQSAPSSANMQTWSVVAVEDQERKAELCRLANNQVWINQAPVFFVWLADLGRLAHIADSRGLAPVALDYVELLVKAIVDASVAAQNAIVAAESVGLGTVYIGAIRKSTQEVATLLNLPPFVFPVFGLCVGYPNPEAQPVVKPRLPQPAVFHRETYKLAEQDEAIAHYNDIMKEFYTEQKMNVAGDWSQHSAERIATLNYLKGCKDLRETLNNFGFKLL is encoded by the coding sequence ATGACTAATCCTACAGAATTACTGCGATCGCGCTACGGTGAGATTCCCTTCAATTACGAAATTGACTGGAACGAATCTCTAGAAACGCTAATAGCCCACCGTTCAGTCCGGTCTTATCTATCTAAGCCTTTACCACCAGGAACTCTAGAATGGCTAGTTGCTGCTGCTCAATCTGCTCCTAGTTCAGCTAATATGCAAACTTGGAGTGTAGTAGCAGTTGAAGATCAAGAACGCAAAGCAGAATTATGCAGGCTGGCTAATAACCAAGTATGGATTAACCAAGCTCCCGTATTCTTCGTTTGGTTAGCAGATTTAGGTCGTCTGGCTCATATTGCTGACAGTCGCGGACTAGCTCCCGTAGCCCTGGATTACGTAGAACTGTTGGTTAAAGCAATAGTCGATGCTTCAGTCGCAGCGCAAAATGCGATCGTAGCTGCTGAATCTGTTGGTTTAGGAACGGTATATATCGGCGCAATCCGCAAAAGTACCCAAGAGGTAGCTACGTTATTGAATTTGCCACCTTTTGTGTTCCCTGTGTTTGGGTTGTGTGTGGGTTATCCCAATCCTGAAGCACAACCTGTTGTTAAGCCACGTCTACCCCAGCCAGCTGTATTCCATCGGGAAACCTATAAATTGGCAGAGCAAGATGAAGCGATCGCTCACTATAATGATATCATGAAAGAGTTCTACACTGAACAAAAAATGAATGTCGCTGGTGATTGGTCGCAACATTCAGCCGAGCGAATAGCCACTTTAAACTATTTAAAAGGGTGTAAGGATTTGCGTGAGACTCTGAATAACTTCGGCTTCAAGTTGTTATAA
- a CDS encoding 2OG-Fe(II) oxygenase: MLNFDSISTTAMQKVPYNWALIKNLLSPEASLELTASFPHEEFRLSEGEGYGYSWGKMLATSEDISLMLKSSDNRWRERMAQGRLTYDLRHLSKVWRQLIEELWTDSYRAAIAEMSGLELKDCVMDIGFRRYSSGQLHHPHTDEPNKLLTHLLFFNQQWSVDWGGCLRILKDSQAESVFQDILPLSDSSVAIARSDNSWHTVTPLTCPASESRLALRVAFFRNNPLSDFGETRLAA; the protein is encoded by the coding sequence ATGCTTAATTTTGATTCCATTAGTACCACAGCAATGCAAAAAGTCCCATACAATTGGGCTTTGATCAAAAACCTGCTTTCACCAGAAGCAAGCTTAGAACTAACTGCGAGTTTTCCCCATGAAGAGTTTCGCCTGTCGGAGGGAGAGGGATATGGATACTCTTGGGGAAAGATGCTTGCTACTAGCGAGGATATTTCCTTGATGCTCAAATCTAGCGATAATCGCTGGCGAGAGCGGATGGCACAAGGCAGACTTACTTATGACTTGAGACACCTGAGTAAAGTCTGGCGACAGTTGATAGAAGAACTGTGGACAGATTCTTACCGCGCAGCCATAGCTGAAATGTCTGGGTTGGAACTGAAGGACTGTGTAATGGATATTGGATTTCGTCGGTATAGCTCAGGACAGTTGCATCACCCTCATACAGACGAGCCGAACAAACTTTTAACTCATCTGCTATTTTTCAATCAGCAATGGTCTGTAGATTGGGGAGGCTGTTTGCGAATTCTCAAAGACTCCCAGGCGGAATCTGTCTTTCAAGATATTTTACCCCTTAGTGATTCCTCAGTTGCGATCGCACGTTCTGATAACTCTTGGCATACGGTTACTCCGCTAACTTGTCCTGCATCTGAGTCTCGGCTAGCCTTACGAGTTGCTTTTTTTCGGAATAATCCCCTTTCAGATTTTGGAGAAACCAGGCTAGCTGCGTAG
- the nifV gene encoding homocitrate synthase, giving the protein MNKHPVQINDTTLRDGEQAAGVAFNVEEKIAIATFLDAIGVPELEIGVPAMGQEEAESIRAIANLGLNAQLLGWNRAKLSDIQASIDCGLERVHISVPVSEIQIAAKFGGKQQVMLDLLRDAINFACDRGLAVSVGGEDSSRADPSFLLDVAYYAQELGAFRFRFCDTVGILDPLNTYSKVRSLVHHLFIPIEMHTHNDFGLAMANSLAGIEAGARSVNTTVNGIGERAGNAALEEIVMALKHLYGIPTGINTKRLLELSRLVAKAANWPVPPWKAIVGENTFAHESGIHAHGVLQNPGTYEPFAPEDVGWERRLVVGKHSGRHLIFSVLQEHGITLSQPEIQSVLDAVKHESVKVKRSLTVEELLSFVPQR; this is encoded by the coding sequence ATGAATAAACATCCCGTTCAGATTAACGATACAACTTTGCGAGATGGCGAACAAGCTGCGGGTGTAGCCTTTAACGTTGAAGAAAAAATTGCGATCGCTACTTTTCTTGATGCCATTGGTGTTCCAGAACTGGAAATTGGCGTTCCGGCAATGGGACAAGAAGAAGCAGAGTCGATTCGAGCGATCGCTAATCTGGGATTAAATGCCCAGTTACTTGGCTGGAACCGTGCTAAATTGTCCGATATCCAGGCATCTATAGATTGTGGTTTAGAACGGGTGCATATTTCCGTTCCCGTCTCAGAAATTCAGATTGCCGCCAAGTTTGGGGGTAAGCAGCAGGTAATGCTCGATCTGCTGCGGGATGCGATTAATTTTGCTTGCGATCGCGGTTTAGCTGTATCTGTTGGCGGAGAAGATTCTTCCAGAGCCGATCCATCTTTTCTATTGGATGTGGCGTATTATGCTCAAGAGTTGGGAGCTTTCCGATTTCGCTTTTGTGACACTGTAGGAATACTCGACCCTCTGAACACTTACAGCAAAGTTCGCTCCCTTGTGCATCATCTATTCATTCCTATAGAAATGCACACACATAATGATTTTGGACTGGCAATGGCGAACTCGCTAGCTGGTATTGAAGCAGGGGCGCGATCAGTCAACACTACAGTAAATGGGATTGGTGAACGCGCAGGTAATGCGGCGCTGGAAGAAATTGTGATGGCACTGAAACACCTCTACGGCATCCCAACGGGTATTAATACAAAACGGTTGCTGGAACTGTCACGGTTAGTTGCTAAAGCTGCCAATTGGCCGGTTCCTCCCTGGAAAGCGATCGTGGGTGAAAATACTTTTGCACACGAGTCAGGGATTCATGCTCACGGTGTGTTGCAAAATCCCGGTACTTACGAACCGTTTGCGCCAGAAGATGTTGGCTGGGAACGTCGCCTTGTTGTAGGCAAACATTCTGGTCGGCATCTGATATTTAGTGTGCTGCAAGAACATGGAATCACCCTCAGTCAGCCAGAAATTCAATCAGTGCTGGATGCTGTAAAGCATGAGTCAGTAAAAGTTAAGCGCAGTCTCACTGTTGAAGAACTCCTGAGTTTTGTTCCCCAAAGGTGA
- a CDS encoding substrate-binding domain-containing protein, producing MKLDVNLCNNLKSIRTRLGMSQQELANIAGVTRQSIGGVELGQYAPSVAMSLRLAKALGCQVEDLFWFEEDLPEVEAILAGSIPKQQRSRVSLAQVGNQWIAYPLIGNDAFRIEMIPADGETLAVIYPDAKVSASGNDVGASSVRVEELPSISKLPLASEVASNERQSEGEAQSQSVTNKVLVRILDDIDKLHNTVVIAGCTPVLSLLARATERWHPQLRIHYRFAHSKAALRSLCKGEVHIAGMHLYDPKTGEHNIPFVREALTGKSAVLITLGVWEEGLLVPPGNPRGIKTVSDLVEFGATIVTHEAGSGGQMLLERKLQEEGVPSQTVKGFTHIVHSHQDVALSVISGIADAGISTASIAAAFGLGFIPLHSARYDLVIIKEYLEEEPVKQFLSILGHQLVRSQLEILGGYDTSKIGEVVANI from the coding sequence ATGAAACTGGATGTGAATCTTTGCAATAACCTGAAGTCAATTAGAACTCGCTTGGGTATGAGTCAGCAAGAATTAGCTAATATAGCTGGCGTAACTCGTCAGAGTATTGGTGGTGTGGAACTAGGGCAATATGCTCCTTCTGTTGCTATGTCACTCCGTTTAGCCAAAGCTCTTGGCTGCCAAGTCGAGGACTTATTCTGGTTTGAAGAAGATTTACCAGAAGTTGAGGCAATTCTTGCGGGATCAATCCCTAAGCAACAGCGATCGCGAGTTAGTCTAGCGCAGGTTGGGAATCAATGGATAGCTTATCCCCTCATTGGAAATGATGCTTTTCGGATCGAAATGATTCCAGCTGATGGTGAGACGCTTGCAGTGATCTACCCTGATGCTAAGGTTAGCGCAAGCGGTAACGACGTAGGAGCGTCATCCGTAAGGGTGGAAGAGTTACCCAGCATCAGCAAATTGCCATTAGCGTCAGAAGTAGCTAGTAATGAGCGTCAATCGGAGGGTGAAGCACAAAGCCAAAGCGTTACAAATAAAGTCCTGGTTCGGATTCTGGATGATATAGACAAACTACACAATACAGTTGTGATTGCTGGTTGTACACCTGTGCTTTCCCTGTTGGCAAGAGCAACTGAACGTTGGCATCCGCAACTGCGAATTCATTATCGTTTCGCCCACAGCAAGGCTGCATTACGTAGTCTGTGCAAAGGTGAAGTTCATATTGCAGGAATGCACTTATACGATCCCAAAACTGGGGAACATAACATTCCCTTTGTGCGGGAAGCCTTAACAGGCAAGAGTGCCGTTTTGATTACTCTTGGAGTTTGGGAAGAAGGTTTGTTAGTCCCACCAGGAAACCCAAGGGGAATTAAAACAGTTTCCGACTTAGTAGAATTTGGAGCAACTATTGTCACCCATGAAGCGGGTTCTGGCGGTCAGATGCTTTTAGAACGGAAACTCCAAGAAGAAGGAGTGCCATCTCAGACTGTGAAAGGATTTACCCATATCGTCCACAGCCATCAAGATGTTGCCTTATCTGTAATCTCAGGAATTGCTGATGCTGGGATCAGTACGGCATCTATAGCTGCTGCTTTTGGGTTGGGATTTATCCCCCTTCATAGTGCGCGATACGACTTGGTGATTATTAAAGAATACTTGGAAGAAGAACCAGTAAAACAGTTCCTCAGTATCTTGGGACATCAGCTAGTGCGATCGCAATTAGAGATTCTCGGCGGCTATGACACTAGCAAGATTGGGGAAGTTGTAGCAAATATTTAG
- the nifH gene encoding nitrogenase iron protein: protein MRKIAIYGRGGVGKSTTTQNVVAGLTDLDRKVMVVGCDSKADSTRLLLGGFHQKIVLDTLRKEEDDDFNLEDFRQVGWGKTLCVESGGPEPGVGCAGRGILTSIGLLEQLGAYDDAVRLDYTFYDGLGDVVCGGFVMPIRERKAQEVYIITSGEIMAMYTVNNICRSIQKYAPIGGIRLGGLICNSRKVDEEDDLIKALAEKLGTQMIYSIPRDNMVQQAEFHRKTVIEYAPESEQAQHYRNLAMAIDQNTDFVTPKSMSNDQLEELLVQFGLFRHLQTLGITPSSTRIADSFSEMPLE, encoded by the coding sequence ATGCGGAAAATCGCTATTTATGGAAGAGGGGGAGTTGGCAAGTCCACAACAACTCAAAATGTAGTGGCTGGACTCACTGATCTGGATCGTAAGGTGATGGTTGTAGGGTGTGACTCAAAAGCAGACTCCACCCGGCTCCTCTTGGGGGGATTCCACCAGAAGATTGTACTCGACACGTTGCGTAAAGAAGAAGATGATGATTTTAATCTAGAAGACTTCCGCCAGGTGGGATGGGGGAAGACGCTGTGTGTGGAATCGGGTGGGCCGGAACCTGGTGTAGGATGTGCAGGTAGAGGCATTCTGACATCAATTGGGTTGCTGGAACAACTTGGTGCTTATGATGATGCAGTTAGACTTGATTATACATTTTATGACGGTCTAGGTGACGTGGTATGCGGTGGATTTGTCATGCCCATTCGTGAACGCAAAGCTCAAGAGGTTTACATTATCACTTCTGGGGAAATTATGGCAATGTATACCGTCAACAACATCTGCCGAAGTATTCAAAAGTATGCACCCATAGGCGGTATACGTCTGGGAGGATTGATTTGCAACTCTCGCAAAGTCGATGAGGAAGATGATTTGATCAAAGCTCTGGCAGAGAAACTGGGGACTCAAATGATCTACTCCATACCCAGAGACAATATGGTGCAGCAAGCAGAGTTCCACCGCAAGACGGTGATTGAGTATGCTCCTGAGTCGGAACAGGCGCAACACTATCGCAACCTGGCAATGGCAATTGACCAGAATACAGATTTTGTCACTCCGAAATCTATGTCTAACGATCAGCTAGAGGAACTGCTGGTACAGTTTGGGTTGTTTAGACATCTCCAAACATTAGGTATCACCCCAAGCTCCACAAGGATTGCAGATTCATTTTCGGAGATGCCTCTTGAATAG
- a CDS encoding IS1-like element transposase has product MKVFTTQFVTELMLLDNVHQPSIQHYKYCSYLLEVKQLLTDMAVNISGMRDTTRVLKISSNPVTKNPKNFHRYSR; this is encoded by the coding sequence TTGAAAGTATTTACTACCCAGTTTGTGACTGAATTGATGCTGTTAGATAATGTACATCAACCGTCTATCCAGCACTATAAATATTGCAGTTATTTGCTAGAAGTTAAACAGCTTCTTACAGATATGGCAGTAAATATTAGCGGGATGCGAGATACAACAAGGGTGCTAAAAATTAGTTCCAATCCTGTCACCAAAAATCCAAAAAACTTCCACAGATACAGCAGGTGA